In a genomic window of Mucilaginibacter sp. KACC 22063:
- the map gene encoding type I methionyl aminopeptidase, giving the protein MSISTENEKLGMQQISDAVAITLKKMREYAKPGISTKELDEYGGELLAQMGAKSAPKLTYNFPGYTCICVNNEVAHGIPSENKILQEGDLINIDVSAELNGYWADNGGSFVLGEDIHGHGKLVEASKDILRKAISNIKGGVRISEIGKLIETEAKKAGYTVIKNLTGHGVGRSLHEEPHEIANYCDRFNLTRFKKNSVVAIETFISTKSTIAETEADGWTLTGNRGGFVAQHEHTIMVTGGEPFIFTAQNGVWD; this is encoded by the coding sequence ATGTCGATATCCACCGAAAACGAGAAATTAGGAATGCAGCAGATCAGCGATGCTGTAGCCATCACGCTAAAAAAGATGCGGGAGTATGCCAAACCGGGTATCTCTACCAAAGAGCTTGACGAATATGGCGGTGAGTTACTGGCTCAAATGGGCGCAAAATCGGCACCGAAGCTTACTTATAATTTCCCCGGATATACATGCATCTGTGTTAACAACGAAGTAGCGCACGGCATACCATCTGAAAACAAGATCCTTCAGGAAGGTGATTTAATTAACATCGATGTATCTGCCGAACTTAATGGTTATTGGGCCGACAATGGCGGTTCCTTTGTTTTAGGCGAAGATATACACGGTCATGGCAAACTGGTAGAGGCATCTAAAGATATATTAAGAAAAGCGATCAGCAATATCAAAGGCGGTGTCAGGATCTCGGAGATTGGCAAACTGATTGAAACCGAAGCTAAAAAAGCAGGATATACCGTTATCAAAAACCTTACTGGCCACGGCGTTGGCCGCAGCCTGCACGAAGAACCGCATGAGATTGCCAATTATTGCGACAGGTTTAACCTAACCCGTTTTAAAAAGAATTCGGTGGTGGCTATAGAAACTTTTATCTCTACCAAGTCGACCATTGCTGAAACAGAAGCTGACGGCTGGACATTAACCGGCAACAGGGGCGGCTTTGTTGCCCAGCACGAACATACCATTATGGTAACCGGCGGCGAGCCGTTTATATTTACGGCACAAAACGGCGTTTGGGATTAA
- a CDS encoding nuclear transport factor 2 family protein: protein MKTLISSLLLTICLGLIASTNSFAQTGAADKPYVPEAYKPASIELYNTIVKLDSTYFDTYNHCNLSKMDSLTAEDIEFYHDRGGLTTSKKELIQSIKNNICGKVTRTLVKGSIEVYEIKGYGAVEFGYHTFRNIQEPGESRPDKFVIIWRLKDGKWQMTRVISLH from the coding sequence ATGAAAACATTAATCTCATCCTTATTACTTACCATTTGCCTGGGACTGATTGCAAGTACAAATAGCTTTGCACAAACAGGTGCTGCCGATAAACCTTACGTACCTGAGGCTTACAAACCGGCTTCTATAGAACTTTACAATACCATAGTAAAACTGGACAGCACTTACTTTGATACTTACAATCATTGTAACTTGTCAAAGATGGATTCGCTTACTGCCGAGGATATTGAGTTTTATCATGATCGCGGCGGACTAACCACTTCAAAAAAGGAATTAATACAATCTATTAAAAACAACATTTGCGGCAAAGTGACCCGTACCTTGGTTAAAGGCAGTATCGAAGTTTATGAAATAAAGGGCTATGGTGCCGTAGAATTTGGCTATCATACTTTTCGCAACATTCAGGAACCGGGCGAAAGTCGTCCGGATAAATTTGTCATTATCTGGCGGTTAAAAGATGGCAAGTGGCAAATGACGCGGGTAATCAGTTTGCATTAA
- a CDS encoding acyltransferase family protein: protein MTNLLQTKKHFEVLDGMRGIAALAVVTFHFMEMFITDYSKNFIGHGFLAVDFFFCLSGFVIGYAYDDRISKIGLGQFFKSRLIRLHPLVFLGSVLGLITFLFDPFGGNLSAYSPGRILLLFITSVLLIPFPVMNDRANNLFGLNAPAWSLFWEYIANIIYALVLCRLNRKWLIPLVIIAAGSICYVAYRSGSVMGGWGGPSFWDGSARISYSFLAGLIIYRFNLIIKNPLGFIGMGILLLLTFLMPFGKWNWLTEPFVVLIYYPLIVALGAGTVSGGLKKLCNFSGEISYPLYMTHYCVLWMFGNYYASQKPDSTTLALVIVSSIILLVVFAWLVMTFYDKPVRRFLTLKFNRPQAV from the coding sequence ATGACTAATCTGCTGCAAACCAAAAAGCATTTTGAAGTACTGGATGGCATGAGGGGTATTGCGGCTTTAGCTGTAGTTACCTTTCATTTCATGGAGATGTTTATCACCGATTACAGCAAAAACTTCATCGGTCATGGTTTTCTTGCGGTAGATTTTTTCTTTTGCCTGTCGGGCTTTGTAATTGGTTACGCTTATGACGATCGTATCAGCAAAATAGGATTAGGCCAATTTTTCAAGTCGAGGCTGATAAGGCTGCACCCGTTAGTTTTTTTAGGGTCGGTATTAGGGCTGATTACTTTTTTGTTTGATCCGTTTGGCGGAAATTTATCTGCTTACAGCCCCGGCCGCATACTGCTTCTTTTCATTACCTCTGTTTTATTGATCCCCTTCCCGGTGATGAATGACCGGGCAAATAATCTTTTCGGACTCAATGCTCCGGCATGGTCGCTGTTCTGGGAGTATATCGCAAACATTATTTATGCGCTTGTACTGTGCCGCTTAAACCGCAAATGGCTAATTCCGCTGGTTATCATTGCCGCGGGTAGTATTTGCTATGTGGCTTACCGCTCGGGCTCGGTAATGGGTGGTTGGGGCGGCCCCAGCTTTTGGGATGGTTCTGCACGTATCTCCTATTCTTTCCTTGCCGGGCTTATCATTTATCGTTTTAACCTCATCATCAAAAATCCACTTGGCTTTATTGGTATGGGTATTTTACTACTGCTTACTTTTTTAATGCCTTTTGGCAAATGGAACTGGCTTACCGAACCATTTGTGGTGCTTATTTATTATCCGCTGATTGTAGCCTTGGGAGCAGGTACAGTTTCAGGAGGTTTGAAAAAGCTTTGCAATTTCTCAGGTGAAATATCTTATCCTTTATACATGACGCATTATTGCGTGTTATGGATGTTTGGCAATTATTATGCATCGCAAAAACCGGATAGTACAACGCTTGCACTTGTTATTGTAAGCAGTATTATCTTGCTTGTAGTATTTGCCTGGCTTGTCATGACTTTTTACGATAAGCCGGTAAGAAGATTCTTAACCTTAAAATTCAACCGGCCCCAAGCAGTGTAA
- the xth gene encoding exodeoxyribonuclease III: MRIATYNVNGVNGRLPVLLRWLNETAPDVVCLQELKAPQEKFPEEAINDAGYKAIWHGQKSWNGVAILSKDHDIIERRRVLPGDDEDLHSRYIEAEINGIIIGGLYLPNGNPAPGPKFDYKLSWFKRLQAHAAGLLSEKVPVILTGDYNVMPTELDVYKPERWVDDALFRPETRQAFKTLVDQGWTDAIRKLYPDQKIYTFWDYFRNAYGRDAGLRIDHFLLSPQIEGKLKVAGVDKNVRGWEKTSDHAPVWIELAV; this comes from the coding sequence ATGAGAATAGCTACCTACAATGTAAATGGCGTTAACGGCCGCCTGCCTGTTTTACTTCGCTGGTTAAATGAAACCGCACCAGATGTGGTTTGCCTTCAGGAATTAAAAGCCCCGCAGGAGAAATTCCCCGAGGAAGCGATTAATGATGCCGGTTATAAAGCCATATGGCATGGCCAAAAAAGCTGGAACGGCGTAGCGATTCTTTCAAAAGATCATGATATCATAGAGCGCCGCCGTGTGCTACCCGGCGATGATGAAGACCTGCACAGCCGCTACATTGAAGCTGAAATTAACGGCATCATCATAGGTGGTTTATACCTGCCGAATGGCAACCCTGCACCAGGGCCAAAATTCGATTACAAATTGAGTTGGTTTAAACGCCTGCAAGCTCATGCAGCAGGTCTGTTATCGGAAAAAGTCCCCGTTATACTAACAGGCGACTATAACGTGATGCCAACCGAGCTTGACGTTTATAAACCCGAACGCTGGGTGGACGATGCCTTGTTCCGCCCGGAGACTCGCCAGGCCTTTAAAACTTTAGTTGATCAGGGCTGGACGGATGCCATCCGCAAATTATATCCGGATCAAAAGATCTATACCTTTTGGGATTATTTCCGCAATGCCTATGGCCGCGATGCCGGGCTGCGCATCGATCACTTTTTGTTAAGTCCGCAAATTGAAGGCAAACTAAAAGTAGCAGGCGTTGATAAAAATGTTCGCGGTTGGGAAAAAACAAGCGACCATGCCCCGGTATGGATCGAGCTGGCCGTCTGA